A part of Desulfotomaculum nigrificans DSM 574 genomic DNA contains:
- a CDS encoding arsenosugar biosynthesis-associated peroxidase-like protein has translation METYYNPADLAKFAKMGEEAPELWKKFMAYYSAVFQDGALTAREKALIALAVAHAVQCPYCIESYTQECLEKGSNPEQMTEAIHVAAAIRGGATLVHGVQMKNVINKLGF, from the coding sequence ATGGAAACCTATTACAACCCCGCCGATCTGGCTAAATTTGCCAAGATGGGTGAAGAAGCACCTGAACTCTGGAAAAAATTTATGGCCTATTATAGCGCCGTATTCCAGGACGGGGCCCTCACCGCCCGAGAAAAGGCCTTAATTGCACTGGCTGTGGCCCACGCTGTACAATGCCCCTATTGCATTGAGTCCTATACCCAGGAGTGTCTGGAAAAGGGGTCCAATCCGGAGCAGATGACCGAGGCCATTCATGTTGCGGCTGCCATCCGGGGTGGGGCTACATTGGTACACGGTGTGCAAATGAAAAATGTGATTAACAAATTAGGTTTTTAA